The nucleotide window TGTGTTCCCTATCGAGCCAGCTCATGAAGTGAATGCCTCTCCCTCTACGTGTGGACGCCGTCGTCCGCTTGGCCCCCACCATGGAATATTGTGCATTACGTCACATATTGCCTGAGGCAAACATCGTCGGCGTGCGGTGAACGGTCGTTCCAGTGCGGTAAGCGGTAGAATCGGTTCAAATGGTTCACCTCTGAAGAGCACGAACCAGCTCATCGAACCGCGCCAGCCCCGGCAAGTCCTCAACGAGCACGACGCCGTCCGGCCCCGCCAGCGGAACCTGCCAGTTGGGATACTGCTCGGATGTGGTCCCCGGCTGATTCTGCGTGCGTTCCTCGCCTACCGCGTCGGTCAGTGCAACCCCGAGCAGCACCGACGGGGTCTGCGCGATGAAGGTGTGCATTGTCTCAACTGTCTCCTGCACGGTGGCGGGTGTGGCTCCGGTGGTGGTGCGAACGCGGGAGAGCACCCGCTCCTGAGCCTGGCGATCCGCAGCCTTCTCTTCCTCCACAGGCCTGCCCAGCAGTCCAAGTTGCTCTCGCAGTTCAACGTGCCGGCCTGCGAGGTAACCCGCGCTTGGCGGCAGGTCATGGGTGGTGACCGTGGTGAGGCACGCAGTCCGGTACTGCTCCGCAGGGCGCGGCTCCTCGTCGTCGTACTCAAACCACAGGATGGAGGTGCCGAGCACACCGCGCTCGGCCAGGTACTCCTGCACACCCGGCTCGAAGACGCCCAGGTCCTCACCGACGACGACGGCACCCGCACGCTCAGCCTCGAGCGCGAGGATGCCGATAAGCGCCTCGTGGTCGTAGTACACGTAAGCGCCGTCGCCGGGCATCGAACCCTGCGGGATCCACCACAGGCGGAACAGGCCGAGGATGTGGTCGATCCGGATGCCGCCGGCGTGCCGGAGGATGGTGCGCAGCATATCGCGGTATGCGGCGTAGCCGGACTCGGCGAGCCGTTCCGGGTGCCAGGGCGGCTGCGCCCAGTCCTGGCCCTGCTGGTTGAACATGTCCGGCGGGGCGCCGACGCTGATGCCGGACGCCAATACGCCACTCAGGGTCCACGCGTCAGCACCGGCCGGGTGAACGCCCACCGCGAGATCATGCATAATGCCAAGGTTCATGCCGGCATCCGTGGCGGCTCGCTGGACAGCTTCAAGTTGTTCGTCGCACAGCCACTGCAGCCAGGCGTGGAAGTCGATACGGCTCGCCAGCTCAGCGTGCTGCGCTTCAAGGAATTCCGGGTCGCTCCACTCGGCAGCGCCCTCGGGGAGCGTTTCCGCAAGCGCGGACCACAGGGCAAAGTTCTCCAGCCCTGGCCCGGCTTCGGAGCGGAATCGCCGGAACGCGTCCTCCCGCTCCGGCTGCCGCGGGACCGCGAAGACGAGTTCGAGTGCCTGCAGCTTGGCGGCGTAGCTGGGATCCCGGTCAATGACGTCCACGTTCTCGTTGGCGGCCCGGAACGCTGCCGCCAGGTCGCGGACGGTGTCTGCCTGCGCCGCCGGCAGATTCCCGAACTCGACGACGTTCTCCACGCGCAGGTAGATGGGATTGAAGAACCGGCGCGTGGTCGGCAGGTAGGGGGATGCCTCGACCGGCGGTTTGGGCTGCGCTGCATGGAGCGGGTTGATCAGCACAAAACCGGCGCCTTTACCCGCCGAGATCTCAGCTAACCGCGCAAGGTCAGCGAGATCCCCGATGCCCCACGACGACCGCGACCGCACCGAATACAGCTGAGCCATCAGCCCCCACGTGCGGCTCAGGCGGTCTGCGGTGGTGAGCTTCCGCGGCGTCACGACGAGCGCGCAACGAGTTTCAGTCGATCCGTTAGTCACCACAAGGGTGTGCCAGCCGAGCGGGAGGTCGAGCGGGACCTCGACCGTGAACCGGCTGACGCTCTTTCCGTCCACGTCCCGCTTCTGTGCGAACCCCACCGGCACCGGACGCTCGGTCCCGTCTTCCAGCACAATCCGGATGGAGGGCAGGGAGCCTGCCGGCACAGTGACCGGCACGGTTGTGGGGTCACCGTCCCGAACGACGACGGCGGGAGGCAGCGTACGCAGCCACGGCGCACGTTCGGCTGCGCGGAGGGAGGCAGCGACGTCGTCGTCTGTTGAGCAGGGCACCCCAAGCGCGGTGAGGACCGCAACCAGCGTTTCATCGCCTACCGTCTGAGGCGTGCCGTCCCAGCCCTTGAAAGTGATTCCGACGCGGTGCTGCTCGGCGAGTTGCTGGAGCGGTGTGAGCTGGGCCATCCTCCTAATCTATTGGCTCGCTCCCGGTTGTGGTTACAGACGGCGCCCCCTGCCCGTCCCTACCGGGGAGTAGCATTTACCCATGGCCGGGTTCCGGCTGGCGGAGCCTACCGTTGAAGGGGGCTGCCATGAGCGCCGAAGCACTTCAGGAGAACGTCAACGAGCGCACCTCCCGGGAGGTGGCGGAGTCCGCCCGGGAAACGGAATGGAACCGGCCCAGCTTCGCGAAAGGCCTCTATCTGGGCCGCTGCGACATCTCTCTCATTCACCCGCACCCCTCCTCCACACACGCCGGCGACGACGACGGCGAGGAGTTCCTTGCGCGGCTCACCTCGCTTCTGGCCGCCATGGACGGTCAGTTGATCGAGCGGGACTCGCTGATCCCGGACGAGTACCTTCGGGACCTCGCCGAACTGGGCGTCTTCGGCATCAAGATCCCCCGGGAATTCGGCGGCCTGGGCCTGTCGCTGACCTACTACGGGCGGGCACTGATGCTGCTCACCTCTGTCCACCCCAGCCTGGGAGCGCTGGTCTCCGCGCACCAGTCCATCGGAGTGCCTGAACCCGTGCGCATGTTCGGCACCCCCGAGCAGAAACAGGAGTACCTTCCCCGCTGCGCGTCCGGTGCCATCTCGGCCTTCCTGCTGACCGAGCCGGATGTCGGGTCCGACCCCGCCCGCATGAACGCCACCGCAACCCGCAACGACGACGACGGCATCTACGTTCTCAACGGCAGCAAACTCTGGACCACCAATGGTGTGATTGCCGAGCTGATCGTGGTGATGGCGACGGTGCCTCCGCACAGCGGCGGTCGGGGCGGCATCTCCGCCTTCGTCGTGGAGGCGGACGCTCCGGGGATCACGGTGACGCACCGGAATGCCTTCATGGGCCTGCGCGGAATCGAGAACGGTGTCACCCGGTTCGAGAACGTCCGGATCCCGATCGCCAACCGGTTGGGCAAGGAAGGCCAGGGGCTCAAGATTGCCCTCACCACCCTGAACACCGGGCGGCTCTCCATCCCCGCAAACTGCGCGGCCGCGGGCAAGTGGTCGCTGAAGATCGCACGTGAATGGTCAGGCGCACGCGTCCAGTGGGGTCGGCCGATCGGCAGGCACGAGGCCGTCGCACAGAAGATTTCCTTCATTGCCGCGACCGCATTCGCCCTCGAGTCCGTCTTTGAACTCTCCGCCGCTCTTGCTGATTCCGGGCAGAAGGATGTTCGCATCGAAGCTGCCCTGGCCAAGCTGTGGTCCAGCGAAATGGCCTACCGGATCGCCGATGAACTGATGCAGATCCGCGGCGGCAGGGGGTATGAGAGCGCGGCCTCCCTCAAAGCCCGCGGAGAACGCGCAGTTCCGGTGGAACAGCAGCTGCGGGATCTCCGAATCAACCGGATCTTCGAGGGCTCCTCGGAAATCATGCACCTGCTCATCGCCCGTGAGGCAGTCGATGCCCACCTTGCAGCGGCAGGCGACCTCGCGTCGTCGGACGCTGACCTTCTAGCGAAGGCAAAGGCGGCTGCAGGCGCCAGCAGCTTCTACGCCGGGTGGCTTCCGCACCTTCTCGCCGGTCCGGGCCTGTCGCCGCGCTCCTACTCCGATTTCGGGCGGCTTGCCGGGCATGTGCGCTACGTGGAGCGGGCATCCCGGCGCCTTGCCCGCCATACCTTCCTCGGCATGGCCCGCTGGCAGGCGAAGCTCGAGCACCGGCAAGTGTTCCTCGGGCGGATTGTCGACATCGGAGCGGAATTGTTTGCGATGGCGGCCACGTGCTCCCATGCCAAACACCTTGAGGGGCAGGGCCGGCGGGAGGCAGGCGAGCTCGCGGAGGTCTTCTGCCGGCAGTCACGGCTGCGGATCGAGCAGCTTTTCAGCGACCTGTGGAAAAACACTGACAGCGCGGACACGCGCCTCGCGGGGAGCGTTCTCGACGGGCGGCATACCTGGCTTGAGGAGGGCGTTCTCGACCAGTCGGAAGGGACAGGTCCATGGATCGCCGATCATCCGGAGGGCTCATCCGGTGGCGAGAATCTGCACCGAAAGTACCGCTGAGTACCGCTGACTACCTGACCCAGTCGTGGGTAGCAGGACGCCGCGTGCTGGGAAGCGCGGTATTGACGCGCCACTCATGAACCCACTCCGGGAGCACCATGTCCGCGGGCGGATACCCCATCGCTTCGAAGATTTCGGCATTCGATACCGGCCCGGCTGAGCTGAGCAGGCGGGTGGCGATGTAGGCACGTGCGTAGATCTCGCCGCCGTGCACCATGCGCTGCTCAAAATAGATGGCCCGCTCATCGAAACCCAGAATCCGTGTCTCGATGGTGTAGCGCTGGCCAAGCTGGAGCGACTTCCGGAACGTGATCGTCTCGGCGTTGACCACCGGCGTCCAGCCCTTCCGGCGCATGAGCTTCCAGATGCCGCTGCGGATCATAAGGTCAAACCTGCCCAGGTCCATCAGGGACAGGTACATGCCGTTGTTGACGTGCATCGCAATGTCGATGTCCGTGAGCTGAACCCGTTGTGGCAGGGAGGCTGAATCCCAGATGCTTACCTTCGCCCGGCGGCGTGACGCAAAGAGAAGCCAGAGGGTGCGCAATAGCAGGTGCATTGTCCTATATTACCCACCGGTAACAACTCTTTTCAGCATCGAAATCGCAGTGAACCAGGTCACCTTATTAGCCAAACTGGGTGTCGCCTTGGAATAGTGGGCGGCTGCACTCAGCCAGTTCCAAGAATTCTGTGAAAGGAACCCATGACTGACCAGACCTTCCAATACCTCGCCATGGCGCTCTACATGGCCGCCATGCTGGGAATCGGCTGGTACGCGTACCGGAAAACGTCCGATCTCGATGATTACATGCTCGCCGGCCGCGGACTCAAGCCCGGAGTGGCCGCGCTCAGCGCGGGAGCCTCCGACATGTCGGGGTGGCTGTTGCTCGGACTGCCCGGCGCCATCTACCTGTCCGGCCTGATTGAGGTCTGGATCGCCATTGGCCTGACCATCGGAGCCTGGCTGAACTGGAAGTTCGTGGCTCCCCGCTTGCGGAGCTACACCGAGGTATCCAACAACTCGATCACTGTGCCGAGCTTCCTGGAAAACCGGCTCAAGGACCGCTCACGGGTTCTGCGCGTGGTGTCCGGCATCATCATCCTGGTGTTCTTTACGTTCTACGTATCCTCGGGCATGGTTGCAGGCGGCGTGTTCTTCGAGTCCTCCTTCAACTCCAGCTACACGCTCGGCATGATCCTCGTTGCTGCAGTCACCATCTCCTACACCCTGTTCGGCGGTTTCATGGGCGCCACCTTCACTGACGTGGCGCAGGGAATTCTCATGTTGATCGCGCTGATCGTCGTTCCGATCATCGGGTTTGTTCAGGTTGGCGGGTTCACCGGAATGACCGACTCCATCCGCGCCGTCGATCCGTCGATGCTCGAGTTCGTAGCGGGCGGGTCAATCCTCGCTATCATCTCCGCCGCAGCGTGGGGGCTTGGCTACTTCGGCCAGCCGCACATCATCGTTCGCTTCATGGCCCTGCGTTCCCCGCAGGACGCCACGGCCGGCCGTCGCATCGGCATCAGCTGGATGATCCTGACCGTCATCGGTGCCGTCAGCACCGCGCTGGTGGGCATCGCCTACTTCGAGCAGAACCCGCAGCTGACGCTCGAGGATCCGGAGGCCGTGTTCCTCGCGCTGTCGCAGGCGTTCTTCCACCCCTTTGTTGCAGGTATCGTCCTTGCGGCCGTCCTCGCAGCGATCATGAGCACCATCTCCTCGCAGCTCGTGGTGTGCTCCTCCGCACTGGTTGAGGACCTCTACAACATGGTCTCCAAGCGGAACCTTACCGCCAAGCAGGGCGTCGTCCTCGGCCGTCTCGGCGTGCTGGTGGTCGCGATCGTCGCGATCGTCCTGGCGTCAGGCCGCAACGAATCCATCCTCGCGCTGGTTGCCTTCGCCTGGGCAGGCTTCGGCGCGTCTTTCGGACCCACCGTGCTGCTCTCGCTGTTCTGGAGGAAGCTGACCATGCCGGGCGCACTGTCCGGGATGATCGTGGGTGCTGTCGTCGTCTTCGCCTGGGGCAACTCCCCGCTGGCGGCCACGATGTACGAGATCGTGCCGGCGTTCTTCGCCAACCTCATCGTCGCCGTCGTCGTCAGCCGGATGACCTGGAAGCCGAACGCGGAGATCGAAGCCGAGTTCGACGCTGCAGTCCGCGGCGTTTCCGAACGCAAGGAACCGGTCACGGTTTCCTAGTTCCCTTCGATCGATCGCATGACCAGTGGCTCCCCGGTTGCCTCCGCTTCCGGGGAGCCGCTGCTTTTCCGGGAGCAGGATCCGCTTTCAGCGCACGACGACGGCGCACTCACCACCCGCTGCGCGTCGGCGTGTGTCCCTTTCGGGCTTCATCCGGCATGGACATGCCGGCCCGGAAACCGAGAAGCCGGATCGGCCGGTCAGGCTCGATCTTGCCGACGAGGTCGAACGCGCCGGCAAGAATGAGCTCGCGGTCGAACGTTTCCGGGATCCGTTTGGCGTACGTCTTGGTGAAGAACGGCGCGTACCGCACCTTGAGGGTCACGCCGATCACCGGCCGGCCCTCAGCGATGACGTCCTCAAGAACGCGGGCCACCAATTCCCGCACGGCCTCTTCCACCTGCGCCGGCTCGGTCAGATCCTGCTGGTAGGTCGTTTCCCTGCTGTGTCCGCGGGCAACCCATGGGGTGTCATCAACCACGCGCTCGCCGTCCCCGCGTCCCAGCTGGGCGTACCAGGGGCCCATCTTGGGACCGAACTCCGGAACAAGGTCGCCTGGATCGGAGGCGGCGAGTTCAGCAACGGTCGTGATGTTGAGCGTCGCCAGGCGGCGGGAAACCTTGGGTCCCACGCCCCACAGGTCGATGCTGGGACGGCTGCCCATCACGTCCAGCCAGTTCTCCGCTGTGAGGCGGAAGACGCCGGCGGGCTTGGCGAATCCGGTGGCAACCTTGGCCCGCACCAGCGTGTCTCCGACGCCGACACTGCAGTGCAGCTGCGAAGCGTCCAGGACCGCCTGCTGCGCACGGCGGGCGTAGGCCTCGGGGTCATCAGTTGTCACCCCGACGAAGGCTTCGTCCCACCCCAACACCTGAACGATGGCATCCGGTTGAGCCCGCAACGCCGCCATCACGGTGTCGGAAGCGGCGAGATAGGTCTCGGAGTCGACCGGCAGGATCACGGCATCCGGAACTTTCCGGGCGGCGATGCGCAGGGGCATACCGGACCCCACTCCGAACGCACGGGCTTCGTAGGACGCGGTGGAGACCACCGCGCGCTCGGTGGGATCGCCGCGGCCACCCACGATCACCGGTTTGCCCGCCAGCTCGGGCCTTCGCAGCACCTCGACAGCGGCGATGAACTGGTCCAGATCGACGTGCAGCACCCAGGGGATGTGGCCTTGACTCACGGTCCCAGTCTGCCCCGAGGTTCCTTCCTGCACCACCGTTTCTTCCGGCCACAATCCGTCGCCGGATTGACGCACCACCGTCCCAGCTAGAAAGCTGGGAAGAAGTTGCACACCCGAACGATACGAGGAGAACATGACTGACGCGGCGGCACCAACCATAGAGCTTCTCAGCGGTGCGTCCATTCCGGTGCTCGGTTTGGGCACCTGGCCGCTTGACGATGACGAGGCGGCTACCGCCGTCGAGCATGCAGTATCCGTCGGGTACCGCCTCTTCGACACCGCGGAGAACTACGGCAACGAGGCCGGCGTCGGGGAAGGAATCCGGCGGTCGGGGATCGAGCGGGATCAGGTCTTCATCACCACCAAGTTCAACAAGCAGTGGCACGGCGTCGACGGCGTCCGGAAAGCCTTCGAGCAAAGCGCGGCCCGGCTGGGCGTCGATTACATCGACCTGCTGCTGGTGCACTGGCCCAATCCTGAGCAGGACCGCTACGTGGACGCGGTCAAAGGACTCGCCGGGTTGCGGGAGGAAGGCCTCATCCGGGCCTTCGGCGTCTCCAACTTCAAGCCTGCCCACCTGGAGCGGGTCCTCGACGCGGGTCTGGTTCCGGACGTCAACCAGATTCAGCTCGACCCCCGCCACACGCGACCGGATTCACGGCATTTTCACTCCAAGCATGGAATCGTGACCGAGTCGTGGAGCCCGCTCGGCAAGGGCAGCGACCTGCTGCAGAGTACGGCCGTGGATCAGCTCGCAGACAAGTACGGGATGACTCCGGCACAGATTGTCCTGCGCTGGCACGTTCAGCTGGGGCTGGTGGCCATCCCCAAATCGGCGAACCCGCTGCGCATCAAGCAGAACATCAACCTGTTCGGGTTCGAGCTCACCCAGGACGAAGTCGAGTTCCTGTCTGCGCTGGACACAGGTGACGGGGACATCGCCGACTCCGACTCCTTCGGGCACTAGCCCCAACCCGAGAGTTTTGTGCACCTCCGGTGACTTCCGCGGCGGCGGAGTCATCGGAGGTGCACAAAACTTCAGGGCCAGAGGACCTCACGCCGCCAACCCTCGCCGCTGCGCACGTACAGGAGTCGGGTGTGGCGCCGCTCTGCGTCCGCCTGCCAAAATTCCACCCGCTCAGGCGCCACCGTGTAGACGGTCCACGTAGCGGACCCCTTGTCCTCAATTCCTGCCAGCTCACGTTCGACGGCGGCGCTCACCGAATCTGACTGCCGAACCGTTTCGCTTTGCTGCCCGGCGAGCACCAGCGCACGTGCGGTGGGATGACGACGGCGGAAGTCGGCGTCGTTTTCTTCTGCCGTTCCGGGCGTCACGGCACCGCTGACGCGCACCTGCCGGCCAACCGCCTGCCAAAAAAAGGTCAGGGCAGCATTCGGTGTGTCCTGCAGCTG belongs to Arthrobacter tumbae and includes:
- the putP gene encoding sodium/proline symporter PutP yields the protein MTDQTFQYLAMALYMAAMLGIGWYAYRKTSDLDDYMLAGRGLKPGVAALSAGASDMSGWLLLGLPGAIYLSGLIEVWIAIGLTIGAWLNWKFVAPRLRSYTEVSNNSITVPSFLENRLKDRSRVLRVVSGIIILVFFTFYVSSGMVAGGVFFESSFNSSYTLGMILVAAVTISYTLFGGFMGATFTDVAQGILMLIALIVVPIIGFVQVGGFTGMTDSIRAVDPSMLEFVAGGSILAIISAAAWGLGYFGQPHIIVRFMALRSPQDATAGRRIGISWMILTVIGAVSTALVGIAYFEQNPQLTLEDPEAVFLALSQAFFHPFVAGIVLAAVLAAIMSTISSQLVVCSSALVEDLYNMVSKRNLTAKQGVVLGRLGVLVVAIVAIVLASGRNESILALVAFAWAGFGASFGPTVLLSLFWRKLTMPGALSGMIVGAVVVFAWGNSPLAATMYEIVPAFFANLIVAVVVSRMTWKPNAEIEAEFDAAVRGVSERKEPVTVS
- a CDS encoding acyl-CoA thioesterase; amino-acid sequence: MHLLLRTLWLLFASRRRAKVSIWDSASLPQRVQLTDIDIAMHVNNGMYLSLMDLGRFDLMIRSGIWKLMRRKGWTPVVNAETITFRKSLQLGQRYTIETRILGFDERAIYFEQRMVHGGEIYARAYIATRLLSSAGPVSNAEIFEAMGYPPADMVLPEWVHEWRVNTALPSTRRPATHDWVR
- a CDS encoding pyridoxine/pyridoxamine 5'-phosphate oxidase, with the protein product MHTPVQNLLRGLPVFPEDMALFDTAAAPDSPLDLFTDWLSAAIDDGVPAPHAVTLSTTDDDGHPAARVVILKDLDHRGFSFATSSDSPKGRQLQDTPNAALTFFWQAVGRQVRVSGAVTPGTAEENDADFRRRHPTARALVLAGQQSETVRQSDSVSAAVERELAGIEDKGSATWTVYTVAPERVEFWQADAERRHTRLLYVRSGEGWRREVLWP
- a CDS encoding aldo/keto reductase: MTDAAAPTIELLSGASIPVLGLGTWPLDDDEAATAVEHAVSVGYRLFDTAENYGNEAGVGEGIRRSGIERDQVFITTKFNKQWHGVDGVRKAFEQSAARLGVDYIDLLLVHWPNPEQDRYVDAVKGLAGLREEGLIRAFGVSNFKPAHLERVLDAGLVPDVNQIQLDPRHTRPDSRHFHSKHGIVTESWSPLGKGSDLLQSTAVDQLADKYGMTPAQIVLRWHVQLGLVAIPKSANPLRIKQNINLFGFELTQDEVEFLSALDTGDGDIADSDSFGH
- a CDS encoding DNA polymerase IV → MSQGHIPWVLHVDLDQFIAAVEVLRRPELAGKPVIVGGRGDPTERAVVSTASYEARAFGVGSGMPLRIAARKVPDAVILPVDSETYLAASDTVMAALRAQPDAIVQVLGWDEAFVGVTTDDPEAYARRAQQAVLDASQLHCSVGVGDTLVRAKVATGFAKPAGVFRLTAENWLDVMGSRPSIDLWGVGPKVSRRLATLNITTVAELAASDPGDLVPEFGPKMGPWYAQLGRGDGERVVDDTPWVARGHSRETTYQQDLTEPAQVEEAVRELVARVLEDVIAEGRPVIGVTLKVRYAPFFTKTYAKRIPETFDRELILAGAFDLVGKIEPDRPIRLLGFRAGMSMPDEARKGHTPTRSGW
- a CDS encoding acyl-CoA dehydrogenase family protein, which translates into the protein MSAEALQENVNERTSREVAESARETEWNRPSFAKGLYLGRCDISLIHPHPSSTHAGDDDGEEFLARLTSLLAAMDGQLIERDSLIPDEYLRDLAELGVFGIKIPREFGGLGLSLTYYGRALMLLTSVHPSLGALVSAHQSIGVPEPVRMFGTPEQKQEYLPRCASGAISAFLLTEPDVGSDPARMNATATRNDDDGIYVLNGSKLWTTNGVIAELIVVMATVPPHSGGRGGISAFVVEADAPGITVTHRNAFMGLRGIENGVTRFENVRIPIANRLGKEGQGLKIALTTLNTGRLSIPANCAAAGKWSLKIAREWSGARVQWGRPIGRHEAVAQKISFIAATAFALESVFELSAALADSGQKDVRIEAALAKLWSSEMAYRIADELMQIRGGRGYESAASLKARGERAVPVEQQLRDLRINRIFEGSSEIMHLLIAREAVDAHLAAAGDLASSDADLLAKAKAAAGASSFYAGWLPHLLAGPGLSPRSYSDFGRLAGHVRYVERASRRLARHTFLGMARWQAKLEHRQVFLGRIVDIGAELFAMAATCSHAKHLEGQGRREAGELAEVFCRQSRLRIEQLFSDLWKNTDSADTRLAGSVLDGRHTWLEEGVLDQSEGTGPWIADHPEGSSGGENLHRKYR
- the malQ gene encoding 4-alpha-glucanotransferase, whose amino-acid sequence is MAQLTPLQQLAEQHRVGITFKGWDGTPQTVGDETLVAVLTALGVPCSTDDDVAASLRAAERAPWLRTLPPAVVVRDGDPTTVPVTVPAGSLPSIRIVLEDGTERPVPVGFAQKRDVDGKSVSRFTVEVPLDLPLGWHTLVVTNGSTETRCALVVTPRKLTTADRLSRTWGLMAQLYSVRSRSSWGIGDLADLARLAEISAGKGAGFVLINPLHAAQPKPPVEASPYLPTTRRFFNPIYLRVENVVEFGNLPAAQADTVRDLAAAFRAANENVDVIDRDPSYAAKLQALELVFAVPRQPEREDAFRRFRSEAGPGLENFALWSALAETLPEGAAEWSDPEFLEAQHAELASRIDFHAWLQWLCDEQLEAVQRAATDAGMNLGIMHDLAVGVHPAGADAWTLSGVLASGISVGAPPDMFNQQGQDWAQPPWHPERLAESGYAAYRDMLRTILRHAGGIRIDHILGLFRLWWIPQGSMPGDGAYVYYDHEALIGILALEAERAGAVVVGEDLGVFEPGVQEYLAERGVLGTSILWFEYDDEEPRPAEQYRTACLTTVTTHDLPPSAGYLAGRHVELREQLGLLGRPVEEEKAADRQAQERVLSRVRTTTGATPATVQETVETMHTFIAQTPSVLLGVALTDAVGEERTQNQPGTTSEQYPNWQVPLAGPDGVVLVEDLPGLARFDELVRALQR